In Spirochaetota bacterium, a genomic segment contains:
- a CDS encoding 3-keto-5-aminohexanoate cleavage protein — MGKQSENKNCLIFEGKLALPYSYFAGRVGSKFITTLRDKNKILGVKCPTCNTVFIPPRQVCNRDFTDIRDNWVELGNSGTVVNFTVVRYDDRHLPRKAPFVMALIKLEGADTPFTHILEECKIEDVKIGMAVEAVFAAKTTNTVLDIDHFKPVGSKAKAGETLSVHERSASRKQWVPEDEPEGQEKRRGARPDITRPVILTAALTGAATMKNQNPNVPYTPAEFADEAYKCWKAGAAMVHVHARADNGMATHEHDRIRATHDAIKQKCPDLIVNLSSAVGMGKTAEQRISQIVAVKPEMASLNTNTMNFSIVDRKTGKIFIDFVFENTFTMLQDFGRAMEENGVKPEIEVYDMGGLDNTMLIAKQGFFTDPINFNFVWGVAGGQAFRADAFVALMNALPPKATFTTCGVGTDEFPAIMQSCILGGNMRVGLEDNIRMPNGELAKGSWELVEVAARIAECLGRPIATTDEARLMMGLKKK; from the coding sequence ATGGGTAAACAGAGCGAGAACAAGAATTGCCTCATATTTGAAGGGAAACTGGCGCTCCCTTATTCCTATTTTGCCGGTCGGGTGGGGAGCAAGTTCATAACCACCCTCCGGGACAAGAACAAGATCTTGGGTGTGAAGTGCCCCACCTGCAACACGGTGTTCATACCGCCCCGGCAGGTGTGCAACAGGGATTTCACCGACATACGGGACAACTGGGTGGAGCTCGGGAATTCCGGCACGGTGGTCAACTTCACGGTGGTGCGCTACGACGACAGGCACCTGCCGCGGAAGGCGCCCTTTGTCATGGCCCTCATCAAGCTGGAAGGGGCCGATACGCCCTTTACGCACATCCTCGAGGAATGCAAGATCGAGGACGTGAAGATCGGCATGGCCGTTGAGGCCGTGTTCGCCGCGAAGACGACGAATACGGTCCTCGATATCGACCATTTCAAGCCGGTTGGCTCTAAAGCCAAGGCCGGCGAAACGCTGTCGGTCCATGAGCGCAGCGCGTCCCGGAAGCAGTGGGTCCCCGAAGACGAGCCGGAGGGCCAGGAGAAGCGGAGGGGAGCACGGCCGGATATAACCAGGCCGGTCATATTGACCGCCGCCCTCACCGGTGCGGCCACCATGAAGAACCAGAACCCCAATGTGCCCTATACGCCGGCCGAGTTCGCCGACGAGGCCTACAAGTGCTGGAAGGCCGGGGCGGCCATGGTGCACGTCCACGCCCGCGCGGACAACGGCATGGCAACCCACGAGCACGACCGGATCAGGGCGACCCATGACGCCATCAAGCAGAAATGCCCGGACCTCATCGTGAACCTGAGCTCCGCCGTCGGCATGGGCAAGACCGCCGAGCAACGCATCAGCCAGATCGTGGCGGTCAAGCCCGAGATGGCGTCTCTGAACACCAACACGATGAACTTCAGCATTGTCGACCGGAAGACCGGCAAGATCTTCATCGACTTCGTGTTCGAGAACACCTTCACCATGCTGCAGGACTTCGGCAGGGCCATGGAGGAGAACGGCGTGAAGCCGGAGATCGAGGTGTACGACATGGGCGGCCTCGACAATACCATGCTGATAGCGAAGCAGGGATTCTTCACGGACCCGATCAACTTCAACTTCGTCTGGGGCGTCGCCGGCGGCCAGGCCTTCAGGGCCGACGCTTTCGTGGCGCTCATGAACGCCCTGCCGCCGAAGGCCACCTTTACAACCTGCGGCGTCGGAACAGACGAGTTCCCGGCCATTATGCAGTCCTGTATCCTGGGCGGAAACATGAGGGTCGGCCTCGAGGACAATATCCGCATGCCCAACGGCGAGCTGGCCAAGGGGAGCTGGGAGCTCGTTGAAGTGGCGGCCCGTATCGCCGAGTGCCTGGGGCGTCCGATAGCCAC
- a CDS encoding SCP2 sterol-binding domain-containing protein produces MAEYWGIKVEDIFNTMKDRFRPEGATGVSGSFGYDIAGEGKWKVSVYNGALAAVDKMENLSGCASVMLADGETFVGVNTGKVDATNAFMGGKIKVEGDMAAFGKTGKMFRKFVVKKKEMSTRDYIVDMFGTVESRFRADAAAGLDVIYGFDLGGPDGGKWSVFIKDGTCRLVEGIKGKTTVTVEMIDAKDYVDMILGKNDAQSLLAAGRGAAIGDLNLAMKWGEYFEKYADPMAGGEPEQELIVLKKTISVNQRFATGPVMGEFLNGLKEKKILANRCPKCGRMQLPPREMCAVCRVRTDEFVEVGPKGQVRYMEYVYYASPDPLTGETRDTPYGMVMVLLDGCKGNDIFMHLIRRDQIDKVRGGRNEKSGTRVRPVWNDKRVGSIFDINYFEIDE; encoded by the coding sequence ATGGCTGAGTACTGGGGAATTAAAGTAGAAGATATATTCAATACCATGAAGGACCGCTTCCGGCCCGAGGGCGCGACCGGCGTGAGCGGCTCCTTCGGGTACGACATAGCGGGCGAGGGGAAGTGGAAGGTGAGCGTGTACAACGGCGCCCTCGCGGCGGTGGACAAAATGGAAAACCTTTCCGGCTGCGCCTCCGTCATGCTGGCCGACGGGGAGACCTTCGTGGGCGTCAATACCGGCAAGGTCGACGCGACCAACGCCTTCATGGGCGGCAAGATCAAGGTCGAGGGCGACATGGCCGCCTTCGGCAAGACCGGCAAAATGTTCCGAAAGTTCGTTGTTAAAAAGAAGGAGATGTCCACGCGCGACTATATCGTCGACATGTTCGGCACCGTGGAAAGCAGGTTCAGGGCCGACGCGGCCGCGGGCCTGGACGTTATCTACGGCTTCGACCTGGGCGGCCCCGACGGCGGAAAGTGGTCGGTGTTCATCAAGGACGGGACCTGCAGGCTCGTTGAGGGCATCAAGGGGAAAACGACAGTCACCGTCGAGATGATCGACGCGAAGGACTACGTGGACATGATCCTCGGAAAGAACGACGCCCAGAGCCTCCTCGCGGCCGGCCGCGGCGCCGCCATCGGCGACCTGAACCTGGCCATGAAGTGGGGCGAGTATTTCGAAAAATACGCCGACCCCATGGCCGGCGGCGAGCCGGAGCAGGAGCTCATCGTCCTCAAGAAGACGATCTCCGTAAACCAGCGCTTCGCCACCGGGCCGGTCATGGGCGAGTTCCTGAACGGCCTAAAGGAGAAGAAGATACTGGCGAACCGGTGCCCGAAGTGCGGCAGGATGCAGCTCCCGCCGCGGGAAATGTGCGCCGTTTGCCGTGTGCGCACGGATGAATTCGTCGAGGTCGGCCCGAAGGGGCAGGTGAGGTACATGGAGTACGTGTATTACGCGAGCCCCGATCCCCTCACCGGGGAGACCCGGGATACGCCCTACGGCATGGTGATGGTCCTGCTGGACGGGTGCAAGGGCAATGACATCTTCATGCACCTCATTCGGAGGGATCAGATTGACAAGGTACGGGGCGGCCGCAACGAGAAGTCCGGCACCAGGGTGCGCCCGGTGTGGAACGACAAGCGCGTCGGCAGCATTTTCGACATCAATTATTTCGAGATAGACGAGTAA
- a CDS encoding thiolase family protein yields MAHRKKNRNVGIIGIGQTKHSSHREDVNQPEMIHEAVRLALKDAGLTMNDIECVVHGNMELFEMIHQPDLWHTLGTGAEGKNCIRITTGGTVGITIACASDNLVASGMYDIVMAIGFEKQQEGHTTGGITNMADPLWFRNLQTGALTGSKAYDLISEFGEERAKRVSLMYRVIMDKHAGLNPNAHRSFGLDFSQIDDLIKSSPKLVGDLKLIEMCSQSDGACCVIFACEKKAKELSKKPVWIRDHITVHREEIFNVFGYDDAHPVTQTQRFAADNLYKRNGITNPIDYFDVFEMYDPAAWWAVDWLRDFLQLKGDEAVKLVENKEIMIGGKMPVNPSGGVTASNPIGATALLRVAEAALQVRGDAGAHQIPKPVKHALASGFGGTLWTVLMMLEKELNW; encoded by the coding sequence ATGGCACACAGAAAGAAAAACAGAAACGTTGGAATAATAGGGATCGGGCAGACAAAGCACTCCAGCCACCGCGAGGACGTGAACCAGCCCGAGATGATACACGAGGCGGTGCGGCTGGCCCTCAAGGACGCCGGGCTGACCATGAACGACATCGAATGCGTGGTCCACGGCAACATGGAGCTCTTCGAGATGATCCACCAGCCGGACCTGTGGCACACCCTGGGGACCGGCGCGGAGGGAAAGAACTGCATACGTATCACCACCGGCGGCACCGTGGGCATAACGATCGCCTGCGCCTCGGACAATCTCGTCGCGTCGGGCATGTATGACATCGTCATGGCCATAGGATTTGAAAAGCAGCAGGAGGGACACACCACCGGCGGCATCACCAACATGGCCGACCCTCTCTGGTTCAGGAACCTCCAGACCGGCGCGCTCACCGGCTCCAAGGCCTACGATCTCATATCGGAGTTCGGGGAGGAGCGGGCGAAACGGGTGTCGCTGATGTACCGCGTTATCATGGACAAGCACGCGGGCCTGAACCCCAACGCCCACCGCTCTTTCGGCCTGGACTTCAGCCAGATTGACGACCTGATAAAATCGTCGCCCAAGCTCGTCGGGGACCTGAAGCTCATCGAAATGTGCTCCCAGTCCGATGGCGCCTGCTGCGTCATCTTCGCCTGCGAGAAAAAGGCGAAGGAGCTTTCGAAAAAGCCGGTGTGGATCCGCGATCATATCACGGTGCACCGCGAGGAGATATTCAACGTTTTCGGCTATGACGATGCGCACCCGGTGACGCAGACGCAGCGTTTTGCCGCCGACAACCTGTACAAGCGCAACGGCATCACGAACCCCATCGACTATTTCGACGTGTTCGAGATGTACGACCCGGCCGCCTGGTGGGCCGTCGATTGGCTCAGGGACTTCCTTCAATTAAAGGGAGACGAGGCCGTTAAACTTGTCGAGAACAAGGAGATAATGATCGGCGGGAAGATGCCCGTCAACCCGTCGGGCGGCGTCACCGCCTCGAACCCCATCGGCGCCACGGCGCTGCTCCGGGTCGCCGAGGCGGCCCTGCAGGTCCGGGGAGACGCGGGGGCGCACCAGATACCGAAGCCGGTGAAACACGCGCTGGCGTCCGGGTTCGGCGGCACCCTGTGGACGGTCCTCATGATGCTTGAAAAGGAACTTAACTGGTAG
- a CDS encoding thiolase family protein has translation MMGNRVAICAVAQVKHDPDYATMRFQNMLVECFESIMEQTRVTFDMEKGIRNIVTCSDDVFDARTISDNGVTDVVGAHFRGEEKIAQESINGIGYAMSCILSGHDDIILYMGHCKESQPESRRMCANLAFDPFYCRPIGMDFLNVDAMQARAYMEKSGVTDEMLAKIVVRSRKNAKKDPYARPNNLANVQDVINSPMLADPIREMHYYPVTDWAFGMLLCCEERAKEFTKKPVWLTGYGSCMDAYFLGDKDLASNKTLAAAAQRAYRMAGIKDVRKDINLFELSDHAAYQLPLWAEGVGIADEGKGGPWLKEGGPDYYNVNLAGGHLNGNPLLLGGAARAIECFLQLRGEAGDRQVKGAKRALAQAAYGGAGQHQAVVIMER, from the coding sequence ATGATGGGTAATAGGGTTGCGATCTGCGCCGTTGCGCAGGTAAAACATGATCCCGACTACGCTACCATGCGTTTCCAGAACATGCTGGTTGAATGCTTTGAGTCGATCATGGAACAGACCAGGGTCACCTTCGACATGGAGAAGGGCATCAGGAACATAGTCACCTGCTCCGATGACGTGTTCGACGCGCGCACGATATCCGACAACGGCGTCACGGACGTCGTGGGAGCGCATTTCCGCGGCGAGGAAAAAATTGCGCAGGAAAGCATCAACGGCATCGGCTATGCCATGTCCTGCATCCTGAGCGGTCATGACGACATTATCCTGTACATGGGACACTGCAAGGAATCGCAGCCCGAGAGCCGGCGGATGTGCGCGAACCTCGCCTTTGATCCCTTCTACTGCCGGCCCATCGGAATGGACTTCCTCAATGTCGACGCCATGCAGGCCCGGGCCTACATGGAAAAATCGGGCGTAACCGACGAGATGCTGGCGAAGATCGTGGTGCGGTCGAGGAAAAACGCGAAGAAGGATCCTTACGCGCGCCCGAACAATCTGGCCAATGTCCAGGATGTCATCAATTCCCCCATGCTGGCCGACCCGATCCGCGAGATGCACTATTATCCCGTCACTGACTGGGCCTTCGGCATGCTCCTCTGCTGCGAGGAGAGGGCGAAGGAATTCACGAAAAAGCCGGTGTGGCTCACCGGGTACGGAAGCTGCATGGACGCCTACTTCCTCGGCGACAAGGACCTGGCCTCGAACAAGACCCTCGCCGCCGCGGCGCAGCGGGCATACCGGATGGCGGGGATCAAGGACGTCCGGAAGGATATCAACCTCTTCGAGCTGAGCGACCACGCGGCCTACCAGCTTCCCCTGTGGGCCGAGGGCGTGGGCATCGCCGACGAAGGCAAGGGCGGCCCGTGGCTCAAGGAGGGAGGACCGGATTATTACAACGTGAATCTCGCCGGCGGCCACCTGAACGGCAACCCGCTCCTCCTCGGCGGGGCGGCCCGGGCCATCGAGTGCTTCCTGCAGCTCCGGGGCGAGGCGGGCGACAGGCAGGTGAAGGGGGCGAAGCGGGCCCTCGCGCAGGCCGCCTACGGCGGCGCCGGCCAGCACCAGGCCGTTGTCATCATGGAACGCTAG
- a CDS encoding long-chain fatty acid--CoA ligase — protein sequence MYQLEKPDNLVEMLEESIARFSANEWFGVKSNNTYTWFTYGQIGKRIDNLRGGLAYLGIGKGDTVGVISNNRVEWAVACYATYGRCARFVPMYEAELVSTWEYIIRDSNIKVLFVSKPDIYEKIKHLLQSGADLAHIIVIEGDGEGSMAGLERIGEKYPIKSIIPHPDDIAGLIYTSGTTGDPKGVLLSHGNISSNIHAILKCFHMLNERDRTLSFLPWAHSYGQVCELHSIMRIGGSYGLAESPATIVNDLALIRPTLLISVPRIFYRVHDAIKTKMNEDGGLPLLLFNMGLKSGIRRRALALAGKKSAVNAAAFAIADRLVFKKIRDKFGGRLKVSITGSAAINPQVAEFFSDVGVPIYEALGMTEASPGVATNTPDYNKFGSCGKAFDKVTLVIDRANEDGDGKEGELVIYGPNVMKGYHNKPEETKQVLTEDGGLRTGDRAFIDDEGFLYITGRIKESFKLENGKYVFPAAIEAEIMMNKYVEQVMICGLNRPYTVCIIVPDFANLEKYAAENNLDRDHRKLVAMDEIAALYEREIQKQISGKIGSYEMPKRYLILPEPFTVDNGMLTQSFKLKRKKVMEKLGAEIEALYAN from the coding sequence ATGTATCAGCTCGAAAAACCTGACAATTTGGTGGAAATGCTCGAAGAAAGCATTGCCAGGTTCAGCGCCAATGAGTGGTTCGGCGTAAAAAGCAATAATACGTACACATGGTTTACCTATGGGCAGATAGGTAAAAGGATCGATAATCTCAGGGGCGGCCTGGCATACCTGGGCATAGGTAAAGGGGACACCGTCGGGGTGATATCGAACAACAGGGTCGAATGGGCCGTGGCCTGCTATGCAACTTACGGGCGCTGCGCGCGTTTTGTGCCGATGTACGAGGCGGAGCTGGTATCAACCTGGGAATATATCATCAGGGATAGCAACATAAAGGTATTGTTCGTTTCCAAGCCCGATATATACGAAAAGATCAAGCACCTGCTTCAATCCGGCGCGGACCTCGCCCATATCATAGTGATAGAGGGAGACGGCGAAGGTTCGATGGCCGGCCTTGAACGAATCGGGGAGAAGTACCCCATCAAGTCGATCATCCCCCATCCCGACGACATCGCGGGATTGATCTACACCTCCGGGACCACCGGCGACCCCAAGGGCGTCCTCCTGTCCCACGGCAACATAAGCAGCAATATCCACGCGATCCTCAAATGCTTCCACATGCTCAATGAGCGCGACCGGACGCTTTCGTTCCTCCCCTGGGCCCATTCCTACGGCCAGGTCTGCGAGCTCCACTCCATCATGCGGATCGGAGGTTCATACGGGCTGGCGGAAAGCCCGGCCACCATCGTCAACGACCTGGCCCTCATACGGCCGACCCTTCTCATATCGGTCCCGAGGATCTTTTACCGCGTCCATGACGCGATCAAGACCAAGATGAACGAGGACGGCGGCCTGCCCCTCCTCCTGTTCAACATGGGCTTGAAGAGCGGAATCAGGAGAAGGGCCCTCGCCCTGGCAGGGAAGAAAAGCGCGGTCAACGCAGCCGCTTTCGCCATCGCCGACAGGCTCGTATTCAAGAAGATCAGGGACAAGTTCGGCGGGCGGCTGAAGGTATCCATCACGGGAAGCGCCGCCATCAATCCCCAGGTCGCTGAATTCTTCAGCGATGTGGGAGTGCCCATCTACGAGGCCCTGGGCATGACCGAGGCGTCCCCGGGTGTGGCCACCAATACGCCCGACTACAATAAATTCGGGAGCTGCGGCAAGGCCTTCGACAAGGTGACCCTGGTCATCGACAGGGCCAACGAGGACGGGGACGGCAAAGAGGGAGAGCTCGTCATCTACGGGCCCAATGTCATGAAAGGATACCACAACAAGCCGGAAGAGACGAAGCAGGTGCTGACGGAGGACGGCGGCCTCCGCACCGGCGACCGGGCCTTTATCGATGACGAAGGGTTCCTGTACATCACCGGGAGGATCAAGGAGTCCTTCAAGCTGGAAAACGGGAAGTACGTGTTCCCGGCCGCCATTGAGGCGGAGATCATGATGAACAAGTACGTGGAGCAGGTGATGATCTGCGGCCTCAACAGGCCCTACACCGTCTGCATCATCGTTCCGGACTTCGCCAACCTGGAGAAATACGCGGCTGAGAACAATCTCGACAGGGACCACCGTAAGCTGGTTGCCATGGACGAGATCGCCGCCCTCTATGAAAGGGAGATCCAGAAACAGATCTCGGGAAAAATCGGCTCCTACGAGATGCCCAAGAGATACCTGATCCTGCCGGAGCCCTTTACCGTGGATAACGGCATGCTCACCCAGTCTTTCAAGCTGAAAAGAAAGAAGGTGATGGAGAAGCTCGGGGCCGAAATCGAGGCCCTGTACGCCAATTAA
- a CDS encoding TetR/AcrR family transcriptional regulator, translating into MKQQKSFSNLKEQEREARRKIILSAAEKVFASKPLSKVRMCDIASEASISTALIYRYFPDQQTLFVEAFLESTERIIEVLDSFLPSSDQDRTGIYQFIDKFIDYLTGNDYYFKMLVNFMLDGNLKPELLGRIIDMEHLIFARFDAVIRRVKPDGTVRVYSHGLFCALNGILLTFRNNPEKSSDEILSYMKSLGRLIGEMFVQTIESEK; encoded by the coding sequence ATGAAGCAACAAAAATCATTTTCAAACCTGAAGGAACAGGAGCGTGAAGCCCGCAGAAAAATAATTCTTTCGGCGGCCGAAAAGGTCTTCGCCTCAAAGCCCCTGAGCAAAGTCCGCATGTGTGACATCGCCAGCGAGGCGTCCATCTCCACGGCCCTCATCTACCGGTATTTTCCCGATCAGCAGACGCTCTTCGTCGAGGCCTTCCTGGAAAGCACAGAAAGGATCATCGAGGTCCTTGACTCCTTTCTCCCCAGCTCCGACCAGGACAGGACCGGCATCTACCAGTTCATAGACAAGTTCATAGACTATCTCACCGGCAACGATTACTATTTCAAGATGCTGGTCAACTTCATGCTGGACGGGAACCTGAAGCCGGAACTCCTCGGCAGGATCATCGACATGGAGCACCTCATCTTCGCCAGGTTTGACGCCGTGATCCGGAGGGTGAAGCCGGACGGAACGGTCAGGGTCTATTCCCACGGCCTCTTCTGCGCGCTGAACGGGATACTGCTGACCTTCAGGAACAATCCGGAGAAAAGCAGCGACGAGATCCTCAGTTACATGAAGTCCCTGGGCCGTCTCATCGGCGAGATGTTCGTCCAGACGATAGAATCGGAAAAATAG
- a CDS encoding endonuclease domain-containing protein: MNKGIKTPDYVVQLARDMRNNMTDSERLLWERLKSKKVGGYKFRCQHPIYRYILDFYSDEKLLAVELDGDIHKERKDYDDYRDEFMKSLGIRTLRFRNDEVMNDLDAVIDEIKKRLLV, from the coding sequence ATGAATAAAGGTATTAAAACACCTGATTATGTTGTTCAATTGGCAAGAGACATGCGGAATAACATGACTGACAGTGAACGGTTGTTATGGGAGCGTTTGAAGAGCAAGAAGGTCGGGGGGTATAAATTCAGATGTCAGCATCCAATATATCGATATATTCTCGATTTTTATAGTGATGAAAAGCTATTGGCGGTTGAATTAGATGGAGATATTCATAAGGAAAGAAAAGACTATGATGATTATCGTGATGAATTCATGAAAAGTCTCGGGATCAGAACATTGAGATTTCGAAATGATGAAGTCATGAACGATCTCGATGCGGTTATTGATGAAATCAAGAAAAGATTATTAGTATGA
- a CDS encoding radical SAM protein — protein MGDKLAALRQDPLPDMPVLFAKIKLLWQCNLSCVFCDRPAPCEPMGRDAFDKILDDLIGHGVKKIHFSGGEILVHPEILPILESASSRGVQVNCTSNGTLLTKEIARALTEIGVHSMSISLDSSKASLHDRLRGKKGAFKSTVRGLEHLIRYRKKNPKIRVNTVVTRENLGDLDDLHAFLGGLHRDIIWKLIPVDSQNKKMRLAESQVAELAERSRGWDLLENRHVFTQYDSDKSISSGNYAGNYYRHYPCYMPWMHLFIDPGGFAYPCCMTRGKISSIGNVIAEPLSALLNNARMKDIRMSMSGSNTFEVCHRCDDFILENKGIYELINSPLTPGGGMIEAPPDPRRGHE, from the coding sequence ATGGGGGATAAGCTGGCCGCCCTGCGGCAGGACCCGCTGCCGGATATGCCGGTCCTTTTCGCCAAGATCAAGCTCCTGTGGCAGTGCAACCTCTCCTGCGTCTTCTGCGACAGGCCGGCCCCGTGCGAGCCGATGGGACGCGACGCCTTTGACAAGATACTGGACGATCTCATCGGCCATGGCGTGAAGAAGATACATTTTTCCGGCGGCGAGATACTCGTACATCCCGAGATCCTCCCTATCCTCGAAAGCGCCTCCTCCCGGGGCGTGCAGGTGAACTGCACCAGCAACGGCACGCTCCTGACCAAGGAGATCGCGCGGGCCCTCACGGAGATCGGCGTCCATTCCATGTCGATATCCCTCGATTCCTCCAAGGCGTCGCTCCATGACAGGCTTCGCGGCAAGAAGGGGGCCTTCAAGTCCACCGTGCGGGGGCTGGAGCACCTGATCAGGTACAGGAAGAAAAACCCGAAGATCCGCGTCAACACGGTGGTGACCAGGGAGAACCTCGGGGACCTCGACGACCTTCACGCCTTTCTCGGGGGGCTGCACCGGGACATCATCTGGAAGCTCATCCCCGTCGATTCGCAGAACAAGAAGATGCGCCTGGCCGAGTCCCAGGTGGCGGAGCTGGCTGAACGCTCCCGGGGCTGGGACCTCCTCGAGAACCGCCACGTGTTCACGCAATACGACAGCGACAAGAGCATATCAAGCGGCAATTACGCCGGCAATTACTACCGGCACTATCCATGCTACATGCCCTGGATGCATCTTTTCATCGATCCCGGCGGATTCGCCTATCCCTGCTGCATGACCAGGGGAAAGATCTCCTCCATCGGCAATGTCATCGCCGAGCCGCTGTCGGCGCTTCTGAATAACGCTCGGATGAAGGACATCCGGATGTCGATGTCCGGGTCCAACACCTTCGAGGTGTGCCATCGCTGCGACGATTTTATCCTGGAGAACAAGGGGATCTATGAGTTGATTAACTCCCCCCTGACCCCCGGAGGGGGCATGATTGAAGCACCCCCTGACCCCCGTAGGGGGCATGAGTGA